The DNA window ACTTGAATTCCAGGCGCCCCTACCCTGCCGACATGCGTGTGGATGGAAGCGCCTTCCCGAGGGAAGCGCGCCCTGCCACAGGGGGCCTTATCGCCATGAATGGCGCTGCAACGGTAGGCCTACCCGCAGGTGACCCGCTGATCAAGCCCTTCGCTGAAGATCTCTGGAACATGGAAATCCCCAGCGGGCTGTGGCGTTACTATGACGGCACATTGTATATGCTAGGACTCCTTGCCTGTTCCGGCAAGTTCAACGTATAGCAAGTGCGCCCGACGCACCTTAAGAATTTTTTGAAACCACGCGACCCAGCGGTGCCTGCATCTGGCGCCGCTGTTCTGCGTATATGGTGGGTGCCACAATATGGTAAAGCGCTTCCTTCACCATGGTCCCTACATTAAAGGCGAAGGAATCAAACACGTAGCGGTAGCTGTCGATGGTATCGTCAAAGCCCACCACATAGGGAACTTCCTTCCCCTTCGAGCGGAAATAATCGATGAGGGTTGTTGCCACCCAGTCGTTGGAACAGACGAAATGTTTCAGCGTCGCCCCGCTTAAAAGCTGTTCAATCATCTGGTCTAGGAACACTTGACTATCTAAACCCTCGGACTCCGTGTAGTTCTTCAAGTCAAAGGGAGAAGCGAAGCGATCGTCCACCAGGGGGACCACTTCCACACCGGCATCCTGGACGCCCTGGAGACGGGCCTTGGACCAGAAACTCAGGTGATAAGGGGAGACGTAATGGACGGGGCCGATCTTTTTCTTCTTCAGGTACTGTCCCACAATGAGACCCGCTTCCTTGCCGAAGGCTACGTTATAGAAGGCCCACTTTTTCTTGTTGCGGACGCTGAGAGGGACGGTGTCGGGAGCATATTCCCACCACACGGAAATGGGGCTATCGAAATGGGCAAAGTGGGCGAAAAGTCGCTGGGCATCTACCACAAGCCAGGTAGAAAGGAACGCCCCTAGGCAACGGGAATCGTTCTTTACCACGAAGGAGCTTCCATCGGGATGGAAAAGACGATTGGACTTTTCGTGATAGCCAATGAAGTGGACAACGATATTCTGCTCCCCCGCAATGCGAGCCAAGGTGCGGAAAACGTCGGATTCGCGTTCGGACTCGATGCGCATTCTCCCCCGCTCATCACAGCGATGGACGAACATGATGTAGTTGGAGGAATCCACCGTTCGTTCCTCGTTGAAGAACATCTTGCGGCCATTGCGAATCAGGATACCCTGTTCCACCTTCTGGTTCAGAAACTTCTTGATGATGTAGGGAGAGACGCGGTAACGGATGGAAAGATCTCCCGTGGAAGGGAGCTGCTCGAAAGCATTCAGGTAGCCGCTCTCTAAATCCTTCAGGAACTGCTTTTCGATACTGGAGTAAACATCATCCACCTGGATCACGGAAGCCGTAGGGACATTCCCCCAGAAGCATCCCTTGCCCTGGACCAGCTTGATCTGACCTTCTGCCGCAAGGAC is part of the Fibrobacter sp. UWEL genome and encodes:
- a CDS encoding GntR family transcriptional regulator produces the protein MLIEEVKKSVMNAGFKDGDKMPSVRKMAQQLKLSVTTIHKVYKVLAAEGQIKLVQGKGCFWGNVPTASVIQVDDVYSSIEKQFLKDLESGYLNAFEQLPSTGDLSIRYRVSPYIIKKFLNQKVEQGILIRNGRKMFFNEERTVDSSNYIMFVHRCDERGRMRIESERESDVFRTLARIAGEQNIVVHFIGYHEKSNRLFHPDGSSFVVKNDSRCLGAFLSTWLVVDAQRLFAHFAHFDSPISVWWEYAPDTVPLSVRNKKKWAFYNVAFGKEAGLIVGQYLKKKKIGPVHYVSPYHLSFWSKARLQGVQDAGVEVVPLVDDRFASPFDLKNYTESEGLDSQVFLDQMIEQLLSGATLKHFVCSNDWVATTLIDYFRSKGKEVPYVVGFDDTIDSYRYVFDSFAFNVGTMVKEALYHIVAPTIYAEQRRQMQAPLGRVVSKNS